The following proteins are encoded in a genomic region of Herminiimonas arsenicoxydans:
- a CDS encoding conserved hypothetical protein; putative exported protein (Evidence 4 : Homologs of previously reported genes of unknown function), whose product MKQTMQLASLAAGAAVILALTGCATDTKQTNTATTATPAASKMTVTTAQASEFYVVLPEDGRIYAFGDTKNYMSYLAHSEVPLTRTRIGAGPGGKTVVFGITSDDVKKNEPSTAEKIMDGKLEAASNFHGEAFKAGRFYVFNDMRDMMAFTAYGEVPYSYTDIGAGPKGETLVWVMNKDSYKKGRPLSTIERFRSLRAAK is encoded by the coding sequence ATGAAGCAAACGATGCAATTGGCCTCGCTGGCCGCAGGCGCAGCTGTCATTCTCGCGCTGACCGGCTGCGCGACGGACACGAAACAAACCAATACGGCGACAACAGCGACACCGGCCGCAAGCAAAATGACAGTTACGACTGCGCAAGCTAGCGAGTTTTATGTGGTACTGCCAGAGGACGGACGCATTTATGCGTTCGGTGACACCAAAAACTATATGAGTTATCTGGCTCATTCGGAAGTCCCGTTGACCCGTACCCGCATCGGTGCGGGTCCAGGTGGCAAAACGGTGGTGTTCGGCATTACCTCTGACGATGTAAAGAAAAACGAACCCAGCACAGCAGAGAAAATCATGGACGGCAAGTTGGAAGCTGCATCGAATTTTCACGGTGAAGCATTCAAGGCTGGCCGCTTCTATGTATTCAACGATATGAGGGACATGATGGCGTTCACTGCCTACGGTGAAGTGCCATATTCCTATACCGATATCGGCGCTGGACCTAAGGGTGAGACGTTGGTGTGGGTCATGAACAAGGATAGCTATAAAAAAGGTCGTCCATTGTCGACCATCGAACGCTTCCGCAGCCTGCGCGCGGCGAAGTAA
- a CDS encoding putative ABC-type phosphate transport system, permease component (Evidence 3 : Function proposed based on presence of conserved amino acid motif, structural feature or limited homology; Product type pt : putative transporter), translating into MKTLGRSQTASALDQAMGRRLLVDKLFKHLMSIGGIGVIIAVSTIFFYLASVVVPLFTPPKIERQTQFAAPGNAAQTTAAYSGEEQREIGVRIGTAGEVTFFRFGSGEVLSTTAVKIPDGVAISSFALGGRSSFAFGYGLSDGGVIIAKQVYQVTYPEGRRLISPIIEYPLGETPVAVDTRGQAITQLSVQHGDEGTTIAAQTADGRILVSAVSVTSNLMTGETSSRVEQSEIDSPPADTRQILIESKQREMVVLHGDNSLTRYNISDKTNPVLLETVQVAQDGERVAMITMLSGGFSIIVGTDSGALSQWFPVRKESNRFALTRIRGFDAMPAGITAIAPEFFRKGFVVGDAKGNFGSYYATSRRTLFVENLGDVPLTALAVPPRGNGYLAQDTNGQVHSAVVHNEYPEVSFHSLWQKVWYESYEEPDYVWQSSAANSEFEPKFSLSPLTFGTIKAASYAMLVSVPLALLGAIFTAYFMSQRMRTIVKPTIEVMEALPTVILGFLAGLWLAPLVENNLAGVLLSILFLPVCMIGSAYVYHLLPTSLKDRVAPGWEAAFMFPILAIMFWVFFQIGHPIEAAFFGGDMPGWLSNEMGISYEQRNSLVVGIAMGFAVTPTIFSIAEDAIFTVPKHLTSGSLALGATSWQTLIGVVLLTASPGIFSAVMIGLGRAVGETMIVLMATGNTAVMDWSLFTGFRTLSANIGVEMPEAGVGETHYRLLFLSALVLFGFTFVVNTIAELIRQRMREKYSTI; encoded by the coding sequence ATGAAAACACTCGGCCGCAGTCAAACCGCATCAGCACTCGATCAGGCAATGGGCCGACGACTGTTGGTGGATAAGTTGTTCAAGCATCTGATGTCCATCGGCGGTATCGGCGTCATCATTGCCGTATCGACGATATTTTTCTATCTGGCTAGTGTAGTAGTGCCGCTATTCACACCGCCGAAAATTGAGCGCCAAACGCAGTTTGCGGCACCTGGAAACGCAGCTCAGACCACAGCAGCGTATTCCGGTGAAGAACAAAGAGAAATCGGCGTGCGGATTGGTACTGCGGGCGAGGTTACTTTCTTCCGTTTCGGCAGTGGCGAAGTGCTGAGCACTACCGCGGTCAAAATTCCGGATGGCGTGGCCATCTCCAGTTTCGCGCTCGGCGGGCGCAGTAGTTTTGCATTTGGTTACGGGCTGTCCGACGGCGGCGTGATTATAGCCAAGCAGGTTTATCAAGTTACTTACCCGGAGGGTCGCCGCCTCATCAGCCCGATAATCGAGTATCCGCTGGGCGAAACGCCTGTTGCGGTCGATACTCGCGGTCAGGCGATCACGCAGTTAAGCGTGCAGCATGGAGATGAAGGTACGACCATCGCTGCACAAACAGCGGATGGACGAATTCTGGTATCCGCAGTCAGCGTCACCAGTAATTTAATGACTGGCGAAACCAGCAGCCGAGTAGAGCAATCAGAGATTGACTCCCCACCGGCGGATACAAGACAAATCCTCATCGAATCCAAGCAGCGAGAAATGGTAGTGCTGCATGGTGATAATAGCCTTACGCGCTACAACATCTCCGATAAGACCAACCCCGTTCTGCTGGAGACTGTGCAAGTTGCACAGGATGGCGAGCGCGTGGCAATGATAACGATGCTGAGCGGCGGATTTTCAATCATCGTCGGCACTGATTCGGGAGCACTCTCTCAATGGTTCCCGGTACGTAAAGAATCCAACCGATTTGCACTGACCAGAATCCGTGGCTTCGATGCAATGCCCGCCGGCATTACCGCAATAGCGCCTGAATTTTTCCGCAAGGGCTTTGTTGTCGGCGATGCAAAAGGAAATTTCGGTAGCTACTATGCGACGTCGCGACGCACTCTATTTGTAGAGAACTTGGGCGATGTACCGTTGACCGCACTGGCAGTTCCTCCGCGCGGCAATGGTTATTTAGCACAGGATACGAATGGTCAAGTGCATTCCGCAGTGGTGCATAACGAGTATCCAGAAGTGTCTTTCCATAGTCTGTGGCAGAAAGTCTGGTACGAAAGCTACGAAGAGCCGGATTATGTGTGGCAATCCTCCGCTGCTAACTCTGAGTTCGAGCCAAAGTTCAGTCTGTCTCCACTCACGTTCGGCACCATCAAGGCCGCAAGCTACGCGATGCTGGTTTCGGTGCCCTTAGCACTGCTCGGTGCCATATTTACAGCCTATTTCATGTCGCAGCGCATGCGCACGATTGTCAAGCCGACCATCGAAGTCATGGAAGCGCTTCCTACCGTAATTCTGGGCTTCCTTGCAGGCCTTTGGCTGGCACCGCTAGTTGAAAATAATCTGGCTGGCGTCCTGCTGAGTATTTTATTTCTGCCTGTATGTATGATCGGTTCGGCTTACGTGTATCACCTGCTGCCAACCAGTTTGAAAGACCGGGTAGCACCAGGGTGGGAAGCGGCCTTCATGTTCCCGATTCTGGCCATTATGTTCTGGGTATTTTTTCAGATAGGTCATCCGATCGAAGCGGCGTTTTTCGGCGGTGATATGCCGGGATGGCTCAGCAACGAAATGGGCATCAGCTATGAACAGCGCAACTCGCTGGTAGTTGGCATCGCCATGGGATTCGCGGTAACTCCGACTATCTTTTCGATTGCAGAAGATGCAATTTTTACCGTCCCCAAACATCTGACTTCCGGTTCGCTGGCGCTGGGTGCCACATCGTGGCAGACCCTGATCGGCGTAGTGTTGTTGACCGCCAGCCCTGGTATTTTTTCAGCAGTGATGATCGGCCTTGGGCGCGCAGTAGGTGAAACCATGATTGTGCTGATGGCAACGGGCAATACTGCGGTTATGGACTGGAGTTTGTTTACGGGCTTTCGTACCCTGTCGGCCAATATCGGCGTCGAAATGCCTGAAGCGGGCGTCGGTGAAACGCATTACCGCCTGCTGTTCCTGTCGGCGCTGGTGCTGTTCGGCTTCACCTTTGTGGTGAACACGATAGCTGAATTGATACGTCAACGCATGCGCGAAAAGTACAGCACAATCTAG
- the pstS1a gene encoding ABC-type phosphate transport system, periplasmic component (Evidence 2b : Function of strongly homologous gene; PubMedId : 16232467; Product type t : transporter), whose protein sequence is MNLKKVLTVIGVASAAILTQGVYAQAVQVDPALPTYQKAAGISGNFTSVGSDTLNNLMTLWAEEYKRIYPNVNIQIQGAGSSTAPPALTEGASNFGPMSRMMNAKEVESFEKKHGYKPYAVPVAIDALAVYVNKDNPIKGLSIEEVDAMMSVGRKCGLAEDITKWGQVGMSGEWASRDIALYGRNSVSGTYGFYKDVALCKGDFKRNMAEQPGSASVVQSVATQINAIGYSGIGYKTSGVRALPLSKKKGQPFVQPDAVHSIDGTYPLARVLYVYVNKKPNQPLAPLEREFFKMVLSKQGQNVVVKDGFVPMPARMAAKAAEELSK, encoded by the coding sequence ATGAATTTGAAAAAAGTACTTACCGTAATAGGCGTTGCTTCCGCTGCAATTTTGACCCAAGGTGTCTACGCTCAGGCTGTACAAGTAGATCCGGCACTGCCGACTTACCAAAAAGCTGCTGGCATTTCCGGTAACTTCACCAGCGTCGGTTCCGACACACTGAATAATCTGATGACGCTTTGGGCCGAAGAGTACAAACGCATTTACCCTAACGTTAACATCCAGATTCAAGGCGCTGGCTCCTCTACGGCACCTCCGGCCCTGACTGAGGGCGCTTCAAATTTCGGCCCAATGAGCCGCATGATGAACGCCAAGGAAGTCGAATCCTTTGAGAAAAAGCATGGCTATAAGCCGTATGCAGTCCCTGTCGCAATTGATGCACTGGCGGTTTACGTCAACAAGGATAATCCGATCAAAGGTTTGAGCATCGAAGAAGTAGACGCGATGATGTCAGTAGGTCGCAAATGCGGTCTTGCTGAAGACATCACCAAGTGGGGTCAAGTTGGCATGAGCGGCGAATGGGCTAGCCGTGACATCGCGTTGTACGGTCGTAATTCGGTGTCCGGCACATATGGTTTTTACAAGGATGTTGCCCTGTGCAAAGGCGATTTCAAGCGCAATATGGCTGAGCAACCAGGTTCCGCATCTGTAGTGCAAAGCGTTGCAACCCAGATCAACGCCATTGGTTATTCGGGCATAGGCTACAAGACATCCGGCGTGCGTGCATTGCCTTTGTCCAAGAAAAAAGGTCAGCCATTTGTCCAGCCGGATGCAGTCCATTCGATCGACGGTACATATCCACTGGCACGCGTGTTGTACGTCTATGTGAACAAGAAGCCGAATCAACCTCTGGCCCCGTTGGAACGCGAGTTCTTCAAGATGGTGCTGTCCAAGCAAGGCCAGAACGTGGTGGTGAAGGATGGATTCGTCCCGATGCCGGCGCGCATGGCCGCAAAAGCTGCTGAAGAACTTTCCAAATAA